The following nucleotide sequence is from Pygocentrus nattereri isolate fPygNat1 chromosome 25, fPygNat1.pri, whole genome shotgun sequence.
AcgaaaaagatgtaaacaggaaAAATGAATAGGAAGTTAAACTGTATGATTACATCACTTCTGCTTTTTATCACAGTGAATGAAATGGAGGTGGTGGTGTGGCTGTGTTTCGCTCCTCTGCTCTGGTTTCTTGGTAAATGCCACGGTGAGTACTTATTATCATTTCACTGTCATTCAGGAGGCggttatatataatattgttcTATATTACACTTCTGTCATCACATTGTTTACAGTTTGAAATCAGATACAGTGACATTCATTTCCCTTTTGAAGGAAatcttgtttttctgtctgttcagtgtttctcttcacttttactgtcattttaagATTTCAATTTTCAGTTATTGGCAGTTTGTCTATTATCATTAATAAAGTGAGCTGGATCAAAACTAATGGCTGAATTAGCAAACTGTTCTGCTCAAACTTACAGcggtttgtttttctttttcagggcAAACTCAGTTCATTTACAAGGATTGGTATAAATCAGAGATTTCCTGTGAAGGAAACAAATGGAAAGTGAGCACAAAGTCTATCAAGATTGACCCGCAGCGTCTGGTACAGTGTGACCGCATCAGGATTGACCTTGATGTTGATGATAACCTGGAATTTTGCAGTAATAAACCTCCACAATCAAAGTGTGTTTGTATTCTAGTAGTAAAAAGTGGATTTGTTGCCTGTGTTAAATCTCTGGATTCTGGACTCCTTTTTCCATTCAAACCGTCTCCCAACGTCGTCTCTTCCTACATAGTCGCTGCTCCAAACCCACTCAGTGAGTAACTTTCATTCTCTGCATTATTGTTGTTAATTAATGTCTTACTGTCTCTCTAATGTTTCTCAGTAGTCTTGCGTTCTCATCTGCTCTGTTTAGTGTGTCACATGTCCTACATGTGTGCAGTAAGCAGGGTTGGGATGTGACGGAACACAAGTGTTTGGAGAAAGACGTATCTGTGTTCAGTCCAAGTTACAATTTGTAAAAGCCGCTTTCAGAACAcaattactttttacatttaagaGAATATTTTACCcagaaatttaaaaagtatataATATCTTTCAAATAAACACCATCAGTGCTTCGTAATTAACTacgttaaaataaaaaagacttgCTCTAAAGAAAAAACCTAAAAGGGCTTCTTTACAGCcactgaagttcctgctaaagcctgactAGACTGAtaatcactgtgatgatcagtCATCAATCTGAGGGATGACTGAACTGAACAGTCAGCTCTGTTCACCAGTGATAAGCTTAGCTTTGGTCTTGTACTGGACTTCCATACATGCCATTACCTGAAAATCACACAGCTACTCACTGCATACTCAAATTTGAGTGTTTGTTATTTGGATGCGGTGAATTGTTGGCTTAAATGATAAATGGGCAGTGGAATTAAGGAGCAACACTAGACCGAAGGAAGTGGTAACACTCTTTTCTCCCTGCAGTAACATCCACACCTGAGGAAACATCTTCACTGACAGTACCTGAAGGTGAATCAGTGAGTTTAAAGTGTAGTTTCACCTTTACACGAGAATATAATGGGGTGCCATTCGTTGTTTACTGGATTAAGACTGTTGGAGAGAGCAGCACCTGTGTGTATTCTTATGATTATTCCAAGCATCGTTCACCTCAGTACGGTCACCACTGCGCTGTGCAAAAAGATCTGCTTAACAGACTCTCAAACCCAACCGAAGGACAGAACAGTCACAACATCAGGATCAGTGAAGTGATGGAGTCAGACAGCGGTCAGTACCTCTGTGCTGTACAAGTGGACCCaattaataaaaacactgctAAAGGAAACTGGAAGGTGATAAAAAGAGTTACAGTCAGTGTCCACAAAGACAAGAGACCACAGCCAACCAGGACCACCGTGACTCCGACAACCACTGAGAAAACCACAAAGAAAGCTACtgagaaaacaacaaagaaagctactgagaaaacaacaaagaaagctactgagaaaacaacaaagaaagctACTGAGAACGTTAGTGGTGAGTCTGCATTGAACTGATTATAAGTATGTATCATTGGGGAAAATATAAATGACCCTCACTGTTAATCTTCTTTATCTTATCTCTAACTACTGAGAAGACAAGTGGTGAGTTCCATCTACAGTATAAGTGTGTAAAAGCAGCTCTCTATGATTAATGTATGCATAGTTATGTATAGAATTTCATAAGCTGTTCATTTTCAAAGTGTAAATtagttaatacatcctctactgAGAAGACACTAAAATATGGCgttttacacacattttagtGATTCATTTCTATTAGATTTTCCACATATAACATATTGAACCGAAATAAAGCCTAAAATATAAAGTATGCCATAACTTTCATGTTTAGATGTTTTTCCCCCAACATGTTCAGCAGTAACTGATTAAAACATGCAGAGGTTTGTCCCCTGTAGAGGGCGTGTTAACTTATTCACACTTATATCAATAGAACAATGTCATCTGACCAGGGAtcgtatatgtgtatataaatatagttTATGAACTTTGAAAGAAGAAATTTCTGAAGATCCTGGTTGCTTTGCGCTATATTTGTAatgcggagcgaggaggcggacgcacatgctgagataagcaacttttatttaGGGGAAGTCCAGAGTCgaggtcatgacagtccaggttcatataaccaacacggagagatcgatAGGCAGACAAACCCAAACACTTCCAACAGGAcatacaaacaattcaaacaatcagtgcatctaacatcaaacaaagaccagcgaaaacaaagggcaaacacagggcttaaacaggacaccgggaagacgagggacaggtgaaaacaatcagaggcagagtcacaaaacaagggggcaggactagggataccaaaacaaagaagcaggtggactatcaaaaggtaaacaaaaagcacatgggggagtgggaggagccaagcatgACAGTATCAATGTTTATTagtatgtattttaaaaataaattgtgtttttatgagCATAAacaaactcactgctgagataaaCGGTGTTAAATAATGttcacacatacaaactcagtcacacacaggTTTATATAATATAACTAAGAATATAAACGTCACTTTTATCTGCTTTGTTTTACAGTATTTCTAATCACTGATACTGTGATGGTCATCTGTTTACAGGTGTTCACCCTCTCATGCCTCTGTTTACTTCATGGCCCATATGTTTGGGTCTTCTGCTTTCTGTTTGGATCGCATTCGCACTCATAAGGAAAAAGGCCAGCACTGCACGAGGTGACCCTCCAGTATGAGTCTCTATGACCTCTATCTGACCCTCTAATAAAGAGCTGTATGATTAATGAAGCTAATAATCTGGTTATATGTACTAATaatgtatgtttctctacaggaTCTCAGGCTGTGCCGTTACAAAGGTAGACTGTGACAATAATGTTTAAGTTTAGGTCTTAAATGAACTTGATCACTTTCTTTATTGTCCCTCATTTCTTTTCCTGTCTCTGCTGCAGCCTCCAAAGTGGAGAAGCAGCTCCTGATACTGATGGTGAGATCTTAGACTTCatgagttttctttttttttataatttttaaatcTCTTAAAAAGCTCTCACTGGGTGATGGGTGATGTGTGCAGGTTCTCCGTATGCTGTGGGACGTGGTGAGGAGGAGAACTAGGATCCATGAGGAATTCTACCAAGAAGATCCAGACCATGAAGAATCCACAACATCTGTTGATCTTCATGCAGCTGCCAGGCTGAATGATGGATCTGGAGCATCAGAGGACACCAAACATATTCATGATGAAGATTATCTGCTGTTTTTAAAGGGGTGAATTGTGACAACAGTGTTCATGTATATTAAATAGTCACACCTTTTGATGAGAAATCATCAAGAAATGTTCAGGAATGTTCACTAATCcgttttctgtaaagctgctttgtgacaattcCGGCTGTAAAAagcgttatataaataaactttgacttgacttctTCATTTCGTATAAATCTTCATTCTAATGTAGGGAATTAAAATCTATGTGTATCATCACATCGATTTAAAGCTGCTGCATGTGACTCTCTTTCATTGTGCAGCATAAAATCAAATGTTTCCCAGAAGGTTTCACAAATCGATGCTCAGGATTTTGTCGGTTGTCTGTCGTTTGAGGCACCTTCCATGAACTGAGTTCAGTTTATAGCCCATTacctttttaaaagcaataaagtgattgtcgttgtttttatttgtatggaAAATAAAGGGATCTGTACTTTAACTTTAAACTTATTATAATTAGTACTAAGTAATGAcagaaatacataaaacatcTGTATCTACCTTCAATATGGTGAAATATGCTGTCTCACCTCACTGATATTGAAGTTCTCTATGATAAATATTCATTGACATCTTCCAGTAAAACCATCATTACACTGTTATTTGATTCATTTCCAAACAATTTAATGTTGAAGGAATTTTCCCTtctaatacatttaatttaacaaaaaaatcattttaacttGTATCCCAAATTTTAATGGGCAGCCCTGTTACCTAAACCTGTTTCCTCTCGTAAAAAACGAAACATTCCATTATGATTTTTTCTGGAATTTTCATCACCTGTTTGTTTTCTACAGAATGACAATCAGACaattaagcatttttttctgttttctcaaaattttctctaaaatacaaaaaattgcaaaacgttttactttgttttgtgGATAAAagcatttaattcatttgtgtAGGCCACACCTCTGTATGTGCCTCGGCCACGCCCTCCCCAAACTCTCCGTTCTGGACTGGATTCAACAATTTAGTGACTCACAAGTTATGAACTTATGTTGAAAGTTAATCTGAAattctgattggacagtttGCTGTAGGGTGTTTCAAGATTTTGAACTTTTGTTCAAATTACAGACATGAATTTTTCAtctcccagaaatcattagctCTTCtttgaaggcctagaaggctcTGAGGgttctcttctgtttttagGACTTTACATTTAGTTCCTGATTCATTTCTCTGGTGTCCGTTTTAGAGAAAACACTGCACCACTTTCtctgaaatgaaactgaaacccTGAATATTGACCAATATTGATATCGACCCTGATCCTGTGTTTTGTCTTTAAAAGACACTAAGCTTTAAAGTCATTATTTAATTCttataatgattttattagttattatcATTTATAACTCTTTTATTTGAAGCATTTTACTTGAGATGAGCTACTCAAAGTAGGCGATCATGCTAAAACTACTCAGTCTCTACTACCTACAACATTACATCACCCAGTGTGAGCGAGCGCTGTTTCAGAGTAGACTTGTTCAAAGATTTTAAGGGCCCAGGCAGGGGCTGGGCCACCTGCCACACCAACTCTGGCCACCAGAGGGAGGCACAGAGTCACTCCACCTTGATTACGGATAATCAACGTTCCCTGTTCCTCCCCTACTTAAGGGAAGCCCCCTCACCTCCACGCTCAGTCTTGGGTTCAAGAAAAGGTAAATATGGTAATTTGGTAAGCCCCTCTTTTTCCCCTGTgtccccctctcctctcctctcctctcctctcctctcctctgctctccacCAGACCTAATCCCTGGAGCATCCCTCTCTGGCTTCTTTGGTTCATCCGACTGGGCTTGTCTCTAGTAACTTTCTCAACTTTTGAGAAAAAAGAGTAACATCCTGTCACTTCCTGTCTGTGTCTTTCCCTGTTTTTACCTTTGTTTATTTACCACGTGCCTTTGTTTTCTAGTGCCATCtgattttgttgttgtgttaGCTCCTCCCCTCTCCTGCCGTGACTTCAGCCTTCACCTGTTCCTTGTTTCCTAGCCCTGCCCTCTCATGAGCGTCGGGTGTTCCTTGTCTTCTATTtagtatttatacccctgtgtttcCATTGCTCACTAGCCACTTGTTTGATATTTgacattgttgttgcatgttCCAGGTTTAGGTTCGTGATCTTTGTGTTCGTGTTTGTGTTCTTGACAGCTTTTGTTTTCACTTGTGGAAGATGTGTAAAGAATAAATTAGACCATCATGGAAACATGATCTAAAGTGGATGGACTGTCTTGGATGCAGGCGCTGCTGCTTCTTTTGATGTACATATAAAGAATAATGAACACAGCTACCGGGTTAAGCCCACATGAGGTTCTGACTGGCCCTGCAATGAGACTCTTTCCTGAAATGTCTCCTTCCAGGCATGAGTAGGAATTGATGATGATCAAGTACTTAATGAAAAGCCATAGTATGTTAAGGACTATCCATTCACAAGTGCAGTGGGGTGCAGCGTCATTATTCCACCAATAAAAGACCAATAAAGGGACAATACTGAGTGATCCACAGTGGCTACGGTCACTGTTTCCTGCAATTATGAAtaacaaataaagagaaagaactTTTACTCATGATAGTGGAGTCATTTTTGCCAAAGCTGTGTATTATGTTGATGGAACTATTTATACTTTTCATCTAGGTGGATTCTGTTTATGGTTCACACAGAAAGCTCATACAGGAAGGACATGATGCTTCATACCGCAATGAAGCTCTGATCATGacaccccaactgctccccgggcgctgcggattgggctgcccagcgctccgggcaagtgtgctcactgccccctagtgtgtgtgtgctcagtgcacttcactgcacagatgggttaaatgctttgtgggactaataagggtcacttaatcttaatcttaatattaatCATGATGAATTTCCATGGGCAGTGAATTACTCTGATTGCTCAAATGATCTGAATGTTGATGTATCCATTGGCTACATTTGTCAGAGAATTTTGATAATGACACTGACTGCAGGAGCCCATTTCTCCCCTGGATGGAGAGACCATCCTCACACACAGGCCAGAGAGCTGGTATTCTTCAATGCATTTAAACAGCTTAATAAATATCGTTTGCCTAAAGGATTCATCCAAGTTCATTTAAGCTGTTTTAATCGTTTGAATCAGAAATGTCTGATCAGTTTCTATGTCTTTCTGTTGTCTCTTTACAGCAGACGAGCTGTTGGAGGGCAGCCTGAGTAACATGTCATGTCATAAAGAGTAAGGATTCTCTGCTTTGTAGAGTCACAGTATCTTACATGCCATGGCTGCTGAAAATAGATATGACTTCACTTTCCTGTGACGTTCACAACTGATCACAACCAGTAAACACACCTGCCAGAGCAAACCGTTCAAACTCCCATCACTACAGCCTAACATACATAGCGTGTGTGAGGAACTGCTTTGGCTGGCTATAAACCTGGAGTAGAACAGCGGTGTAACGCCTTGCTTTGCCTTCTTGTTAGCCATGTAGCCTTTAGCATGCTACCAAGCCAGCTAGCAGAGGAAAGTGATAAAGCTGTATCAGACATTATGTACATCAGCAGTTTGTTAACTAAAGGCCAGAAAATCGAATTTTATAGTTTTGTAAATTATTGATtacaaactgtttttattttggggATTGAAAAGGGAAACGAGTCGGTTCGCAAtgatttctgggcaagttctgCTGCTTAATTTGACACTGGTGTTCGCTCAGTTCCTCTCCCCTCTGAGGACTCATCTAACATGCTTCACATCAGTAAATAGCGTAATGGAACATCTCTTAAGATGGTGCTGGGAATCCCCCCCACTCTGAACTGATGAGCCCCAGTGGAATGAAGTGTTAAAACTGGTCCTGAAATGGGGAAGAAGTCAAAGTTCTTCTATGTATTATTAACATGGCATCTCATCCAGAGATAAACAGAAAGGCCGAACCACAGCTGATCTGAGGACAGCTGAGATACAGTCACTGCTGATTGGGTGGTCTCATTACTGTTTTCACATTGAATCTCATAAAGCCCATCATGAACTCCTGTGGGCCTCAGTGTCTTCACACTAGCTACAAACATGTGCTGATAACAAACCAGCTTTGGGCAACTGCAGATAGAAACAGTTGCTAATCAGTGATTAGAGGACTGAGAACGCgtccactgttagaaataaaggttctgtgcaggtacatatTTTTTGTAGAGGTACAAACAACATACAtgtaccttcaaaggtacaccagtggttttaaggtccggttGTGCacctttaatatgttttaagagtgtgtgtgtgtgtgtgtgtgtgtgtgtgtgtgtgtgtgtgtgtgtgtgtgtgtgtgtgtgtgtgtgtgtgtgagagagagggatgattCATGGCATTTGGAGTCAATACAATATGAAATATCATTTccgtggattatggttcagttatgttccctgactaaaggtactgaggtgtacccctgagggtaccaccccagtgacactGACAGGTTCGTACCtctatttctgagagtgtgatGTTGATCGTAATTGTTTCGACTGGCCTGACACGGGAAGCAGGACTGACACAAAACAAATGGTAGATTTACTTGTAGATAAAAACTTGCAACAGAAGACGTGCATAAGGAGTTAAGTGCTCTTTCTAAGTGTGGAGCTATGGCCTGAAATCCATCCACACTGAGGAGTACGAGCTCTGAACTGCACTTACAACAAAAACTCACATCACATATGTAACATATGGCCACTAAGACACTCATATCAATGCTTTTGGCTGCTGAGGGAAACATGCAGAAGGCAAATGTTTGGCTagataactgcaaaaaatcaCTACCACTACAGTCTCTTGTGTTTAATAGATGTTTTACcccatttgatttgatttgcttGGTTAGGCTGTGGCCCTGAGTGGCTCTAATGACTACTGGCAGTTACCCaaaaaaacttttggcaatTTTACCAACTAGTTTGGTCCTGTTCACTGGGTTCATGCATCcac
It contains:
- the LOC108416270 gene encoding uncharacterized protein LOC108416270, whose protein sequence is MEVVVWLCFAPLLWFLGKCHGQTQFIYKDWYKSEISCEGNKWKVSTKSIKIDPQRLVQCDRIRIDLDVDDNLEFCSNKPPQSKCVCILVVKSGFVACVKSLDSGLLFPFKPSPNVVSSYIVAAPNPLITSTPEETSSLTVPEGESVSLKCSFTFTREYNGVPFVVYWIKTVGESSTCVYSYDYSKHRSPQYGHHCAVQKDLLNRLSNPTEGQNSHNIRISEVMESDSGQYLCAVQVDPINKNTAKGNWKVIKRVTVSVHKDKRPQPTRTTVTPTTTEKTTKKATEKTTKKATEKTTKKATEKTTKKATENVSGVHPLMPLFTSWPICLGLLLSVWIAFALIRKKASTARGDPPDLRLCRYKASKVEKQLLILMVLRMLWDVVRRRTRIHEEFYQEDPDHEESTTSVDLHAAARLNDGSGASEDTKHIHDEDYLLFLKG